A region of the Pseudomonas sp. A34-9 genome:
GGCACTGATTGTGTTGGTGGTCGGCCTCGGTGCCGGCGAAACCTTGCTGCGCTACCCGCGTGTGCAGCAAGCGATGGCCTGGGGCGGTGTGCTCTGGTTGAGTTGGCTGGCGTGGCAGATCTTTCGCAGTGCACCGCCGTCGCTGGACCCGGCCGAGGCCCAGGACGAAAGCTTCAGCGTGCTGGGCGCCGCCATGCTGCAACTGGTCAACCCCAAGGTGTGGATGATGGCTGTGGCGGTGGTCAGCGTGTTTGTCGGTGGTGGCGAAAAGACCTTGCGACTGCTGGTGCTGTCGCTGGCA
Encoded here:
- a CDS encoding LysE family translocator, translating into MASLLPFLLFAFVASITPGPTNILVLSHSSRQGLLATLPIIFGACAAAALIVLVVGLGAGETLLRYPRVQQAMAWGGVLWLSWLAWQIFRSAPPSLDPAEAQDESFSVLGAAMLQLVNPKVWMMAVAVVSVFVGGGEKTLRLLVLSLAFLLVSLPCMTLWALLGVGSARLMGSPKAFKRMNAALALLLLLSAWLTVLA